The following DNA comes from Methanobrevibacter oralis.
TTTAATTTTATTAACTATTAATAAAATACTTACTTTTTTTATTTAGATTATCATGTTAACTAAAAGAATTATTCCTTGTCTAGATTGTGATTTACAGGTTCCTGAAGGTAGAGTTGTTAAAGGCGTGGAATTTAAAGAAATTAAATATGCAGGGAATCCTGTAGATTTAGCTACACGATATTATGAAGAAGGGGCTGATGAAATTGTTGTTTTGGATATTACAGCGTCTCATGAAAGGCGAGCAACAATGAGCGAGGTTATTGATAGATTAACTGAAAATGTTTTCATGCCTATTTGTGTAGGTGGTGGGATAAGAAAAGTTGATGATTATATTAAAATGCTTAGAGCTGGAGCTGATAAGTGTTCTATAAATACAGCAGCCATTAAAAATCCTCAACTTTTAACTGAAGCTTCTAAAGTTGTTGGATCACAAGCAGTTGTAATAGGCATTGATGCTAAAAGAAGATATATTGATAATCCTGATGAAGAGCCTGATAAAAATGTGATTTATACTAATAAAGGATATTGTTGGTTTGATTGCAGTATTTATGGTGGACGTGAGTTTACAGGAATAGATGCAATAGATTGGGCTTTGAAATGTCAAGAATTGGGGGCAGGTGAAATTCTTTTAACTAGTATGGATGGGGATGGAACTCAGGAAGGTTATGATATAGCTTTAAATAAAGCTATTAATGATGCAGTTGATATTCCTGTAATAGCTAGTGGTGGTGTTGGTGAACCAAAAGATATTTTAGAGGTATTTGAAAAAACTGATGTTAGTGCAGCTCTTGCAGCTAGTATATTCCATTTTAACCAATATTCAATTGGTGAAGTTAAAAATTATTTAAAAGAAAATAATGTGCCTGTTCGTTTATGATTATAAAGTCTCCTATTGATTTAGAACTAACTCAAAGTTCTGGTCAAACTTCTCAAGATCCATGGATGAAATTAAATGATTCTTATAATGATGTTGCTTTAGTCGATAATAAACCTGTTTTTTTTAGTGTTTCACAGTCTAATAATTATTTAAGCTTAGAATATAATGGAGATATTTCGAATAAACAAGCTATACTGAAAACAAAAGAAATTTTCGATTTAGATTTTAATTTAGATAAATTTTATAAATATCTAAATAATTATTCAGAACTTG
Coding sequences within:
- the hisF gene encoding imidazole glycerol phosphate synthase subunit HisF; amino-acid sequence: MLTKRIIPCLDCDLQVPEGRVVKGVEFKEIKYAGNPVDLATRYYEEGADEIVVLDITASHERRATMSEVIDRLTENVFMPICVGGGIRKVDDYIKMLRAGADKCSINTAAIKNPQLLTEASKVVGSQAVVIGIDAKRRYIDNPDEEPDKNVIYTNKGYCWFDCSIYGGREFTGIDAIDWALKCQELGAGEILLTSMDGDGTQEGYDIALNKAINDAVDIPVIASGGVGEPKDILEVFEKTDVSAALAASIFHFNQYSIGEVKNYLKENNVPVRL